Proteins from a genomic interval of Schaalia odontolytica:
- a CDS encoding DUF5926 family protein, whose product MGKASRRKKVTDPAKLKAYRPPIPFVARPYEGLPKEIELVAMRELIPAATLTARTDADHGGVEFDFVTLLPEGHPAMVRPDGRILVALQTRSNSADLSHDAGAALLAAIAAKEAGDEGVISVDVREPSERLQDIVDTDGFTEMKLEEDFSFWFDPAEEIDDQTRRALDQNRDEIIPTEPVPGVPGAYWCEMNRNFVRLLTDNEEAKLFDALARLAARGEANVGEGSRYVGSFRACGLIVPVFELPEGASATDVAPGTQALAKALAEALTVTERLDDKERRARQGLVSRAVTIR is encoded by the coding sequence ATGGGTAAAGCTAGCCGCCGCAAGAAGGTCACCGATCCCGCCAAGCTCAAGGCGTACCGCCCGCCGATCCCCTTCGTCGCCCGCCCCTACGAGGGCCTGCCGAAGGAGATCGAGCTGGTCGCCATGCGCGAGCTCATCCCGGCGGCCACGCTGACCGCACGCACCGACGCCGACCACGGCGGCGTCGAGTTCGACTTCGTCACCCTTCTTCCCGAGGGTCACCCCGCCATGGTGCGCCCCGACGGGCGGATTCTGGTGGCTCTGCAGACGCGTTCGAACTCGGCGGACCTCAGCCACGACGCGGGCGCCGCCCTGCTGGCAGCGATCGCCGCGAAGGAAGCCGGTGACGAGGGCGTCATCTCCGTTGACGTGCGCGAGCCTTCCGAGCGCCTCCAGGACATCGTCGACACCGATGGCTTCACGGAGATGAAGCTCGAAGAGGACTTCTCCTTCTGGTTCGATCCCGCCGAGGAGATCGACGACCAGACGCGCCGAGCGCTGGATCAGAACCGCGACGAGATCATCCCCACCGAACCCGTGCCCGGAGTCCCCGGCGCCTACTGGTGCGAGATGAACCGCAACTTCGTGCGCCTCCTGACCGACAACGAGGAGGCGAAGCTCTTCGACGCCCTGGCGCGCTTGGCCGCGCGGGGAGAGGCTAACGTCGGCGAGGGATCCCGATACGTCGGGTCTTTCCGCGCGTGCGGACTGATTGTTCCCGTCTTCGAGCTGCCCGAGGGTGCGAGCGCAACCGACGTTGCGCCGGGCACGCAGGCGCTGGCCAAGGCCCTCGCGGAGGCGCTGACCGTGACCGAGCGGCTGGACGACAAGGAGCGTCGCGCACGTCAGGGCCTGGTCTCGCGCGCCGTCACCATCCGCTGA
- a CDS encoding DUF2079 domain-containing protein, which yields MRRASRARIPGIVSAWGVPAAVALAVGTLYVCYSLAQWRALVVPSWDLGIFTEAIQAYSRFEAPIVPIKSPGYNLLGDHFHPILALLGPVYRIFPSALTLLVAQDVLLAVSVLPIARLSQRLLGRGGALLVGITYGLGWGLQGAVAAQFHEVCCAVPLLAFGGVAFVERRWGACMAWLAPLVLVKEDLGLTVFVAGLAMAWRRRGHGRPGVLCSLAYALFGIVAFVVTVKVLLPAVNPAGTWAYSLDGSATGAGTSTGGATAARSLPSVWGILADPPVKLVTLLVAAAGAGLAGTSSPWFALAAPTLAWRFAGSVDTYYVWDSWHYNAVLVPIAACALLDVMNRWITRGHESGSTDPHLGKSRADEEAARDGGDEPDAPASRTRCGGVDEADAADLEGGRAGARTPDEADPGGDGTVSSFGVSWRRAAWVAALVPTVSLALTWTSLPLSQLPSLHESPRMSAAEEAIAAVPDGVSVETDTTLLARLVPRREVYWVGTTQAMAEPPQYVVIDDRSYAWGGASVDAQAWAAAAHPGHTYETVYSKQGFRVARRTS from the coding sequence GTGAGGCGCGCAAGCCGAGCGAGGATCCCGGGCATCGTCTCCGCCTGGGGTGTTCCCGCGGCGGTTGCGCTCGCGGTCGGCACCCTCTACGTGTGCTACTCGCTCGCCCAGTGGCGCGCCCTCGTCGTCCCCTCCTGGGACCTGGGTATCTTCACCGAGGCAATCCAGGCGTACTCGCGCTTCGAGGCGCCCATCGTTCCCATCAAAAGTCCGGGCTACAACCTCCTCGGGGACCACTTTCACCCGATCCTGGCGCTCCTCGGTCCGGTCTATCGGATCTTTCCGTCGGCCCTGACTCTCCTGGTTGCCCAGGACGTGTTGCTCGCGGTGTCGGTGCTTCCGATCGCGCGCCTCTCCCAGCGCCTGCTCGGCCGGGGTGGCGCCCTGCTGGTCGGCATCACGTACGGGCTGGGATGGGGCCTCCAGGGCGCCGTCGCCGCCCAGTTTCATGAGGTGTGCTGCGCCGTTCCGCTGCTGGCCTTCGGGGGCGTCGCATTCGTGGAGAGGCGGTGGGGAGCGTGCATGGCGTGGCTTGCACCCCTTGTCCTCGTCAAGGAGGACCTCGGGCTGACGGTCTTTGTTGCCGGCCTGGCAATGGCGTGGCGGCGCCGAGGCCACGGTCGGCCCGGCGTCCTGTGCTCCCTGGCGTACGCCCTGTTCGGTATCGTTGCTTTTGTGGTGACCGTTAAGGTTCTTCTTCCCGCAGTGAATCCGGCGGGAACGTGGGCCTACTCCCTTGACGGCTCCGCGACCGGTGCGGGCACCTCCACGGGCGGCGCGACCGCGGCGAGGTCCCTTCCCTCGGTCTGGGGCATCCTCGCCGATCCACCCGTGAAGCTGGTGACCCTGCTGGTCGCCGCCGCCGGGGCCGGGCTGGCGGGCACGTCCTCCCCCTGGTTTGCTCTCGCGGCGCCGACGCTAGCCTGGCGCTTCGCCGGTTCCGTCGACACCTACTACGTGTGGGACTCGTGGCACTACAACGCGGTCCTCGTTCCGATCGCGGCGTGCGCCCTCCTCGACGTGATGAACAGGTGGATTACGCGCGGGCACGAGTCGGGGTCAACCGATCCACACCTCGGCAAGTCGCGCGCGGACGAGGAGGCGGCCCGCGACGGGGGCGATGAACCGGATGCCCCTGCGAGCCGCACCCGATGTGGCGGCGTCGACGAGGCCGATGCCGCCGACCTTGAGGGAGGCCGCGCAGGCGCGCGTACGCCCGACGAGGCCGACCCGGGCGGAGACGGAACCGTATCATCCTTCGGCGTCTCCTGGCGGCGTGCCGCGTGGGTGGCGGCTCTCGTTCCGACCGTGTCCCTGGCCCTCACCTGGACGTCCCTGCCGCTCTCGCAGCTGCCCTCCCTCCACGAGAGCCCCCGCATGAGCGCCGCCGAGGAAGCGATCGCCGCAGTTCCGGACGGAGTGAGTGTCGAAACCGACACGACGCTGCTCGCGAGGCTCGTGCCGCGACGCGAGGTGTACTGGGTTGGGACAACCCAGGCAATGGCGGAGCCGCCACAGTACGTCGTCATCGACGACCGCTCCTACGCGTGGGGTGGTGCGAGCGTCGACGCCCAGGCATGGGCGGCCGCCGCCCACCCCGGCCACACCTACGAAACGGTTTATTCCAAGCAGGGCTTCCGCGTCGCGCGACGCACCTCGTAA
- a CDS encoding lysophospholipase, with product MKRRPRRRYHAMRRVPQAYPGLYLRLKVAPILPALAATVAVGALAEISVLPDNLRGRARSLSDAMGTAISEKSQRIFFDAPGLDTLLIRSLSHVARRTATVGRAWARLVVAVGADKDGRMARMRPLIPKRGYDALMTGMLTVGTAVGALRGGAVHVALLRDSAADPPFQPPLPDHPEAQIRRVDAPETLSDMCADIDELYWSRTLGPAVKITRVGEGEARRWLMSLVGTESMTFRSTHNPADIEANIRLMLGLEASMSVGVVRALHAAMERDGVPAEERARQPVFVCGHSQGGIVAAALASVPPHEAEVNIVGILSTGGPNRRIRVRPDVVTVAITHDQDVVPSMDGSPDRAPDRRVAVGRSLVRPRNRPLYYAHSSSTYTETVRLLERKVRVTPWGRLASSMAALQDFLPTPGEATRVMHYEIWQDLLTPTADNTWNTVAALEHRGSYEPTTYPIDYVATVPRLPRVARSRSPRRGTSLGAFLRALLAYRKDRS from the coding sequence ATGAAGCGACGCCCGCGTCGGCGCTACCACGCGATGCGCCGCGTGCCGCAGGCGTACCCCGGCCTCTACCTGCGCCTCAAAGTCGCCCCCATTCTGCCCGCCCTCGCAGCTACGGTCGCCGTCGGCGCCCTCGCCGAAATCTCCGTTCTGCCCGATAACCTGCGGGGACGGGCGCGATCCCTCTCCGACGCCATGGGAACCGCGATCAGCGAGAAGTCTCAGAGGATCTTCTTCGACGCCCCGGGCCTGGACACCCTCCTCATCCGCTCCCTCTCCCACGTGGCGCGCCGAACCGCCACCGTCGGGCGTGCGTGGGCGCGCCTCGTCGTCGCAGTTGGCGCGGACAAAGACGGGCGCATGGCCCGCATGCGTCCCCTCATCCCGAAGCGCGGATACGACGCCCTCATGACGGGAATGCTCACCGTCGGCACCGCCGTTGGCGCCCTGCGAGGCGGCGCCGTTCACGTTGCCCTCCTGCGTGACTCCGCCGCCGACCCGCCCTTCCAGCCCCCGCTGCCCGATCACCCCGAGGCTCAGATCCGCCGCGTGGATGCCCCCGAGACCCTGTCCGATATGTGCGCCGACATTGACGAGCTCTACTGGTCGCGCACCCTGGGACCCGCCGTGAAGATCACGCGTGTCGGCGAGGGGGAAGCTCGGCGCTGGCTCATGTCTCTGGTCGGGACGGAGTCCATGACCTTCCGCTCCACCCACAACCCCGCCGACATCGAGGCCAACATTCGCCTCATGCTCGGACTGGAGGCGTCCATGAGTGTCGGTGTCGTGCGCGCGCTGCACGCCGCCATGGAACGAGACGGTGTGCCCGCCGAGGAAAGGGCGCGCCAACCCGTCTTCGTCTGCGGTCACTCCCAGGGCGGGATCGTCGCGGCCGCGCTGGCGTCCGTCCCCCCGCACGAGGCAGAGGTCAACATCGTGGGAATCCTGTCCACGGGTGGACCCAACCGCAGGATCCGGGTGCGCCCCGACGTGGTCACCGTCGCCATCACCCACGACCAGGACGTCGTGCCCAGCATGGACGGCTCGCCCGACCGCGCCCCCGACCGACGCGTCGCGGTGGGGCGGAGCCTCGTGCGGCCCCGGAATCGCCCCCTGTATTACGCGCACTCCTCGTCGACGTACACGGAGACGGTGCGGCTCCTCGAACGCAAGGTGCGCGTCACCCCGTGGGGCAGGCTCGCCTCGTCGATGGCGGCCCTGCAGGACTTCCTGCCTACCCCCGGGGAGGCCACGCGCGTCATGCACTACGAGATCTGGCAGGACCTCCTGACCCCCACCGCCGACAACACGTGGAATACGGTGGCCGCGTTGGAGCACAGAGGATCGTACGAACCCACCACCTACCCCATCGACTACGTGGCCACGGTCCCGCGCCTGCCGCGAGTCGCTCGTTCGCGCTCGCCGCGCCGCGGGACGTCCCTGGGAGCATTCCTTCGTGCGCTCCTCGCCTATCGAAAGGACAGGTCATGA
- a CDS encoding glycosyltransferase family 2 protein produces MNYRSGSRGSQPQRVAAVIAAHNVGRVVAATVRACRAIPGVDLLIVVDDGSTDDTGRAARAAGAVVVRHSVERGRASAIETGVKVAAMRDRPDGPPRHILLLSPDLGESAVEATALVEAVSAGQADMAIAVPAREREYSGFGPGVARRLIRRKTGWYCHYPLSYQRCLTREAIDAAMPFSGRYVLEAAMTINVLRAGLSVMEVPCNFAHSGADRSLGSLNRPARMVDALLATVFQGFHSNARSKRPAAHEQGIGVPYPAPASSGDDSDDAAASPADAARVSRASGAQAGSRDSDSPASGGGTRPAEMVG; encoded by the coding sequence GTGAACTATCGCAGTGGGTCCCGTGGTTCCCAGCCTCAGCGCGTCGCCGCCGTCATCGCTGCACACAACGTTGGCCGCGTCGTCGCCGCCACCGTGCGCGCCTGCCGCGCCATCCCCGGCGTTGACCTCCTCATTGTCGTTGACGACGGATCCACCGATGACACGGGGCGCGCTGCCCGAGCGGCCGGCGCCGTCGTCGTGCGTCACTCCGTTGAGCGCGGCCGCGCCTCGGCCATCGAAACCGGCGTGAAGGTCGCCGCCATGCGCGACCGCCCCGACGGCCCGCCTCGACACATCCTCCTCCTTTCGCCCGACCTCGGGGAGTCAGCCGTCGAAGCCACCGCCCTGGTCGAGGCAGTCTCCGCCGGGCAGGCAGACATGGCGATCGCGGTGCCCGCGCGGGAACGCGAGTACTCCGGCTTCGGCCCCGGCGTCGCTCGCAGGCTCATTCGTCGAAAGACCGGCTGGTACTGCCACTACCCCCTCAGCTACCAGCGCTGCCTGACGCGCGAGGCCATCGACGCGGCCATGCCCTTCAGCGGGCGCTACGTCCTCGAGGCCGCCATGACCATCAACGTTCTGCGGGCCGGGCTGTCCGTCATGGAGGTTCCCTGCAACTTCGCCCACTCGGGAGCCGATCGCTCGCTGGGGTCCCTCAACCGTCCCGCGCGGATGGTCGATGCGCTGCTGGCCACCGTCTTCCAGGGGTTCCACTCCAACGCGCGCTCCAAGCGCCCCGCCGCCCACGAACAGGGCATCGGAGTGCCCTACCCGGCCCCCGCCTCCTCCGGTGATGACTCCGACGATGCCGCCGCGTCGCCAGCCGACGCGGCGCGCGTGAGCCGAGCTTCCGGAGCGCAGGCTGGCTCCCGCGACTCCGACAGCCCCGCATCGGGCGGTGGTACCCGGCCCGCGGAGATGGTTGGGTGA
- a CDS encoding heavy-metal-associated domain-containing protein, producing MSTEIDRTIELSVDGMTCGHCVMSVTEELTELPGVKNVEVILNSGGTSKVTVLTDKALEDSALGDAVSEAGFTLVGVSRDF from the coding sequence ATGAGCACCGAGATCGACCGCACCATCGAGTTGTCCGTCGACGGCATGACCTGCGGGCACTGCGTCATGAGCGTCACCGAGGAACTCACGGAGCTCCCGGGCGTCAAGAACGTCGAGGTCATCCTCAACTCGGGCGGAACCTCCAAGGTCACCGTCCTGACCGACAAGGCGCTTGAGGACTCCGCGCTCGGCGACGCGGTCTCCGAGGCCGGCTTCACGCTGGTTGGCGTCTCGCGCGACTTCTGA
- a CDS encoding HAD-IC family P-type ATPase, with product MSTDSVTPNRTTTASSHEAAQASSPTPQVGEGTRAHAADLRARLIVSAPLGIAAMLLSMIPAWQFTGWQWVVAAASIPVVTWGAWPFHRAAFAAGRHGSTTMDTLVSLGVIASTLWSWWALLWGGAGMLGMRMQMSLIPRAAHAGHAEIYFEGACMIVVFLLTGRYMEARARYRAGDALRSLLSMGAKEATLISVDPATGQRTEEVVPASSLQVGDLFAVRPGEKVATDGVIVEGSSALDTSLLTGESVPVDAAPGDAVTGATVNTWGSLLVRATRVGSDTTLSQIGRMVAEAQAGKAPVQRLADQISGVFVPVVIAVSLATLVGWLLTGGGVQAAFTAAVAVLVVACPCALGLATPTAILVGSGRASQLGILIKNAEILEQTRSIDTMLLDKTGTVTTGVMSLESIVVPAGQDEATPTATLPAQLDEASALSLAASVEALSEHPVARAITAGATGRGLATEPVTAFANQPGLGVVGLTARGGVLVGRPSWLASLGVDVPASLLDAVREAETSGASAVVTALAPNLASAASSSPAPAATTPEAPASVTLPGPDFDLPLATLTMSVGGMTCASCVRRVERKLGKLDGVSAEVNLATESARITLTSPHSDEELEAVVSAAGYSGTVTSRSEAASSDGAPATGGSATGDTGTPTQPGTTPGAGEQEGAPASSLVIPERVEGRAIAALVVRDTVKDSSAEAIAELRELGIEPILLTGDNEAAARHVADQVGIERVIAGVLPDGKRDTVAALQAEGRTVAMVGDGVNDAAALAQASSKGLGIAMGSGTDVAIEVADMTLMNSSLTSAATAIRVSRRTLRIIKENLFWAFFYNVLMVPLAIAGLLSPMLASAAMACSSVFVVLNSLRLRRAR from the coding sequence ATGTCCACTGATTCCGTGACCCCCAACCGTACAACTACCGCCTCTTCGCACGAGGCAGCCCAGGCCTCGTCCCCCACCCCCCAGGTGGGCGAGGGCACCCGCGCCCATGCCGCCGACCTGCGCGCTCGCCTCATCGTCTCCGCGCCGCTGGGCATTGCCGCGATGCTGCTGTCGATGATTCCCGCCTGGCAGTTCACGGGGTGGCAGTGGGTCGTCGCGGCCGCCTCGATCCCGGTGGTCACGTGGGGGGCGTGGCCCTTCCACCGGGCGGCCTTCGCGGCGGGTCGCCACGGGTCGACCACAATGGACACCCTGGTATCGCTCGGCGTCATCGCCTCGACGCTGTGGAGCTGGTGGGCGCTCCTGTGGGGTGGCGCCGGCATGCTCGGCATGCGCATGCAGATGAGCCTGATCCCACGCGCGGCGCACGCCGGGCACGCCGAGATCTACTTCGAGGGCGCGTGCATGATCGTCGTGTTCCTCCTGACGGGACGCTACATGGAGGCGCGCGCACGCTACCGCGCGGGCGACGCGCTGCGCTCGCTGCTGAGCATGGGCGCGAAGGAGGCGACGCTCATCAGCGTTGATCCCGCGACCGGCCAGCGCACCGAGGAGGTCGTTCCCGCCTCGTCCCTGCAGGTCGGCGATCTTTTCGCCGTGCGCCCGGGCGAGAAGGTGGCGACCGACGGCGTCATCGTCGAGGGTTCCTCCGCCCTGGACACCTCCCTCCTCACGGGCGAGTCCGTGCCCGTGGACGCCGCCCCCGGCGACGCGGTGACGGGCGCGACCGTCAACACGTGGGGTTCCCTGCTGGTGCGCGCCACGCGGGTCGGCTCGGACACGACGCTGTCCCAGATCGGACGCATGGTCGCCGAGGCCCAGGCCGGCAAGGCCCCTGTCCAGCGCCTCGCGGACCAGATCTCGGGTGTCTTCGTGCCGGTGGTGATCGCGGTGTCGCTCGCGACCCTGGTCGGGTGGCTGCTCACGGGCGGCGGCGTGCAGGCCGCGTTCACGGCGGCCGTTGCCGTCCTGGTCGTGGCGTGCCCGTGCGCTCTGGGTCTGGCGACGCCGACCGCGATCCTCGTGGGGTCCGGGCGCGCCTCCCAGCTGGGGATCCTCATCAAGAACGCGGAAATTCTCGAGCAGACGCGCTCGATCGACACGATGCTGCTGGACAAGACCGGGACGGTGACGACCGGTGTCATGTCGCTGGAGTCCATTGTGGTGCCCGCGGGGCAGGACGAGGCCACCCCCACCGCGACACTGCCCGCGCAACTCGACGAGGCCTCGGCCCTGTCCCTCGCCGCATCCGTCGAGGCCCTCTCGGAACACCCGGTTGCCCGAGCGATCACGGCGGGCGCCACGGGCCGCGGCCTGGCGACCGAGCCCGTGACGGCGTTCGCGAATCAGCCCGGGCTCGGCGTCGTCGGCCTCACCGCCCGCGGCGGCGTGCTGGTCGGCCGCCCGTCGTGGCTGGCTTCCCTAGGCGTGGACGTGCCCGCTTCTCTCCTTGACGCCGTGCGCGAGGCCGAGACCTCGGGTGCCTCCGCGGTCGTCACGGCTCTCGCGCCAAACCTGGCTTCCGCGGCTTCCTCCTCCCCGGCGCCGGCAGCCACCACGCCCGAGGCGCCCGCGTCCGTCACGCTGCCCGGCCCGGACTTTGACCTACCGCTCGCGACGCTGACCATGAGCGTGGGGGGCATGACGTGCGCCTCGTGCGTACGCCGAGTCGAGCGCAAGCTCGGCAAGCTTGACGGCGTGAGCGCCGAGGTTAACCTCGCGACCGAGTCGGCGCGCATCACGCTGACCTCCCCGCACAGCGACGAGGAGCTCGAAGCCGTCGTCAGCGCCGCCGGATACTCCGGCACCGTCACCTCCCGTTCTGAGGCCGCATCCTCCGACGGCGCACCCGCGACTGGCGGCAGCGCGACCGGGGATACCGGTACCCCCACCCAGCCCGGCACCACCCCGGGCGCGGGCGAGCAGGAGGGGGCCCCGGCCTCGTCCCTGGTGATCCCCGAGCGCGTCGAGGGCCGCGCGATCGCCGCTTTGGTCGTGCGTGACACGGTGAAGGACTCCTCCGCAGAGGCGATCGCCGAGCTGCGCGAGCTGGGCATCGAGCCGATCCTGCTGACGGGCGACAACGAGGCGGCGGCGCGACACGTGGCAGACCAGGTCGGGATCGAGCGCGTCATTGCAGGCGTCCTGCCCGACGGCAAGCGCGACACTGTCGCCGCTCTTCAGGCCGAGGGTCGCACGGTCGCGATGGTGGGCGACGGCGTGAACGACGCGGCGGCCCTGGCGCAGGCAAGCTCGAAGGGCCTGGGCATCGCGATGGGTTCGGGCACGGACGTGGCGATCGAGGTCGCGGACATGACGCTCATGAACTCGTCGCTGACATCGGCGGCGACCGCGATTCGGGTGTCGCGCCGGACGCTGCGCATCATCAAGGAAAACCTGTTCTGGGCGTTCTTCTACAACGTCCTCATGGTGCCGCTCGCAATCGCTGGGCTCCTCTCCCCCATGCTGGCGAGCGCCGCGATGGCGTGCTCGTCGGTGTTCGTGGTCCTCAACTCGCTGCGCCTGCGCCGAGCACGGTAG
- a CDS encoding xylulokinase, whose product MTTDPRAAIAASDTALGIEFGSTRIKAVLIGPDHEVLATGGHSWENQLRDGLWSYTLDQVRDGLRDAYAALVADVRERYGTTPTSYGCIGVSAMMHGYLAFDADDRQIAPFRTWRNTNTGRAANELTRLFSFNIPLRWSIAHLHQGVLDGEDRIGEVARLTTLAGWVHHQLTGRAVLGVGDASGMFPIDSATLTYDSSMIEAYEELVADRVPWRLRDLLPTVLCAGEDAGTLTPAGAALIDPTGTLQPGIPLCPPEGDAGTGMIATNAIAKRTGNISCGTSVFLMAVLDNALSGLHTELDMVTTPDGSPVAMVHSNNGASELDAWVAMFASFARLIGADVPTPAVYDALYEHALTGDEDAGGVVAYNTLSAEPLVGLTAAQPLFTHTPKARVTLANAVRAQLMSVFAAVRIGVDILAEEGVRLDSLFAHGGLFKTPRVAQQILADALEIPVSVGDTAGEGGAWGIAVLARYRSACVAMAERGGAPQALVEYLRDRVFADASVTTLAPTPEGAAGYERFLEAYRTGLGGVEATALGAPLR is encoded by the coding sequence ATGACCACCGACCCCCGCGCCGCCATCGCAGCCTCCGACACCGCGCTCGGCATTGAGTTTGGATCCACCCGAATCAAAGCCGTCCTCATCGGCCCCGACCACGAGGTGCTGGCCACCGGCGGCCACTCGTGGGAGAACCAGCTGCGTGACGGGCTGTGGTCCTACACCCTGGATCAGGTGCGCGACGGGCTGCGCGACGCCTACGCCGCGCTCGTCGCCGACGTGCGTGAACGCTACGGAACGACCCCCACCTCCTACGGCTGCATCGGCGTTTCGGCGATGATGCACGGCTACCTTGCCTTCGATGCCGACGACCGCCAAATTGCGCCCTTCCGAACGTGGCGCAACACCAACACGGGACGCGCCGCAAACGAGCTCACGCGCCTGTTCTCCTTCAATATTCCCCTGCGCTGGTCCATCGCCCACCTTCACCAGGGGGTCCTGGATGGTGAGGATCGGATTGGCGAGGTCGCCCGCCTGACCACCCTGGCCGGTTGGGTCCACCACCAGCTCACCGGCAGGGCGGTTCTCGGCGTGGGTGACGCCTCCGGAATGTTCCCCATCGACTCGGCGACGCTCACCTACGACAGCTCCATGATCGAGGCGTACGAGGAGCTGGTTGCCGACCGGGTACCGTGGCGGCTGCGTGACCTCCTGCCGACCGTGCTGTGCGCCGGAGAGGACGCGGGGACGCTCACCCCCGCCGGCGCGGCTCTCATCGACCCGACGGGAACCCTGCAGCCCGGCATCCCCCTGTGCCCGCCCGAGGGAGACGCGGGAACCGGCATGATCGCGACGAATGCCATCGCCAAGCGCACCGGCAACATCTCGTGCGGCACCTCCGTGTTCCTCATGGCGGTCTTGGACAATGCCCTGTCCGGGCTGCACACCGAACTCGATATGGTGACCACGCCCGATGGCTCACCCGTCGCCATGGTCCACTCCAACAACGGCGCCTCCGAACTCGATGCATGGGTCGCCATGTTCGCCTCCTTCGCGCGTCTCATCGGAGCCGACGTGCCCACGCCCGCCGTCTACGACGCCCTCTACGAGCACGCCCTGACGGGCGACGAGGATGCGGGCGGGGTGGTCGCCTACAACACGCTCTCCGCCGAACCGCTTGTCGGCTTGACCGCCGCGCAGCCCCTCTTCACCCACACGCCGAAGGCGCGAGTCACCCTGGCCAACGCGGTTCGCGCCCAGCTCATGAGCGTCTTCGCGGCCGTGCGCATCGGTGTCGACATCCTCGCCGAGGAGGGCGTGCGCCTCGACTCGCTCTTCGCCCACGGCGGCCTGTTCAAGACCCCCCGTGTCGCCCAGCAGATCCTCGCCGACGCGCTTGAAATTCCCGTCTCCGTCGGTGATACCGCGGGCGAGGGTGGTGCCTGGGGCATCGCCGTGCTTGCCCGGTATCGCAGCGCATGCGTCGCGATGGCCGAGCGTGGGGGTGCGCCGCAGGCCCTCGTTGAGTACCTGCGAGACCGCGTCTTTGCCGACGCTTCCGTGACGACGCTGGCTCCCACCCCCGAGGGCGCGGCCGGGTACGAGCGTTTCCTGGAGGCCTACCGAACCGGCCTGGGCGGCGTCGAGGCCACCGCGCTCGGCGCACCCCTTCGGTGA
- a CDS encoding metal-sensitive transcriptional regulator: MGNEHGYHGNTENHLARLRRIEGQVRGLQRMISQGDYCIDILTQVSAAQSALDSVAVNLLKDHMNHCVVTAARESDEAAQAKVDEAAAAIARLIKS; encoded by the coding sequence ATGGGCAACGAGCACGGCTACCACGGCAACACCGAGAACCACCTCGCACGCCTGCGCCGCATCGAAGGACAGGTGCGCGGCCTGCAGCGCATGATCTCGCAGGGCGACTACTGCATCGACATCCTCACGCAGGTCTCCGCCGCCCAGTCCGCGCTCGACTCCGTGGCAGTCAACCTACTCAAAGACCACATGAACCACTGCGTCGTCACAGCGGCGCGCGAATCCGACGAGGCCGCGCAGGCCAAAGTCGACGAGGCGGCCGCGGCCATCGCTCGCCTCATCAAGTCCTAA
- a CDS encoding MFS transporter: protein MKHLRTWLAVAGVVAIGDQAFFVVLSLFLLSFYGSAIAASFLTAASVTRLCLILAGGYAADRWSPYRCVQVGLALRIVAFLLVGCDSLQGPHVPLLSCGIVLFGAGDGLYLPSSGALLKRLTSHGDFSRTISWVQVITSVATGLAGASSGLSFETVPLHALFLTFALLAAVALALFCAIPNVAAATQADDQPPQAQAPSIASVSLRVVMARNGGIVAIGLITALLIDASLSGVMNIVLPARYLELGWGGGTFGAAVCVFALGGIVGGLIASRIPSDRTSARNAVINCGILVFAALTCAQYIAVSSSLSLLLVAVSGFGAGVVAPTLIGDIMNSTPESFAGRIYSAINLVTYGSAPVAYAACGFLMTRFSTSAPFLVGAALLALGGLARLIATFRSS from the coding sequence ATGAAGCACCTGCGGACATGGCTCGCCGTCGCGGGAGTTGTCGCCATTGGCGATCAGGCGTTCTTTGTCGTCCTGAGCCTCTTTCTCCTCTCGTTCTACGGATCGGCGATTGCAGCTTCCTTCCTGACCGCCGCCTCGGTGACGCGGCTGTGTCTGATTCTTGCCGGAGGATACGCTGCGGACCGCTGGTCTCCCTACCGCTGTGTCCAGGTGGGGCTTGCATTACGCATCGTCGCTTTCCTTCTCGTCGGCTGTGACTCCCTGCAAGGCCCACATGTTCCCCTCCTGTCGTGCGGCATCGTTCTCTTCGGCGCGGGCGACGGTCTCTACCTGCCTTCTTCGGGCGCGCTCCTCAAGCGGCTGACTTCCCACGGGGACTTCTCCCGCACGATCTCCTGGGTCCAGGTCATCACGAGCGTCGCAACAGGACTCGCTGGCGCATCGAGCGGACTCAGCTTTGAAACCGTTCCCCTACACGCACTGTTTCTGACGTTTGCGCTCCTCGCAGCAGTCGCGCTCGCATTATTCTGCGCGATTCCAAACGTCGCCGCAGCAACACAAGCAGACGACCAACCCCCGCAGGCCCAGGCCCCTTCGATCGCTTCCGTCTCCCTCAGGGTCGTCATGGCGCGAAACGGGGGAATCGTCGCAATCGGCCTGATCACCGCCCTGCTCATCGACGCGTCACTGTCCGGTGTCATGAACATCGTGCTCCCAGCACGCTACCTTGAACTCGGATGGGGTGGAGGGACCTTTGGTGCCGCAGTGTGCGTCTTCGCCCTCGGCGGCATTGTCGGAGGACTCATCGCATCGCGCATTCCTAGCGACCGCACGAGCGCGCGCAATGCGGTCATCAACTGTGGGATCCTCGTGTTTGCCGCGCTTACCTGCGCCCAGTACATCGCGGTTTCGAGCTCACTATCGCTGCTCCTTGTCGCTGTTTCAGGTTTCGGCGCTGGAGTAGTCGCGCCGACTCTGATCGGCGACATCATGAACAGCACGCCCGAGTCGTTCGCTGGGCGCATTTACTCTGCTATCAACCTCGTGACCTACGGATCAGCGCCCGTCGCTTATGCGGCATGCGGATTCCTCATGACTCGTTTCTCGACCTCCGCGCCCTTCCTGGTTGGCGCGGCGTTGCTCGCACTCGGAGGACTCGCAAGGCTCATCGCGACATTCCGGTCTTCCTAG